A genome region from Euphorbia lathyris chromosome 4, ddEupLath1.1, whole genome shotgun sequence includes the following:
- the LOC136226012 gene encoding nematode resistance protein-like HSPRO2 yields the protein MVDLAWKAKMVSSDIPNNSPRLSNKLNVLIPTPAPFRGVTNVSPVSASDSACSAYDHYFRLPELRKLWSSKEFPDWRNESILKPALQALEITFRLVSTVLSDPRPYVNRREWKRKLESLATSQIQLIALFCEDLEARGTAPIVDLTSSTGVLARDRSYTEVWKVSPETTVVNRYSEASFLPRLAAWETAEDIAQKILYSIECEMRSCPYTLGLGEPNLAGKPNLDYDAVCKPNDVHNLNKNPYEQIHNHENQTLYTTHQILESWIQVTKEVIKRVIERIEAKKFEMASSDCYMLERIWKLLSEIEDLHLLMDPDDFLKLKNQLLMRSLDETEAFCFRSRSLVEITKSCKELKHKVPEILDVEVDPKGGPRVQEAAMRLYSEKIDSEKIHLLQGLQATEAALKKFFYGYKQMLVVVMGSLEAKGNRVLANAESDSLSQLFLEPTYFPSLDAAKTFLGEFWNHEQRVSENKNRRK from the coding sequence ATGGTTGATCTAGCCTGGAAAGCGAAAATGGTCTCCTCCGATATCCCAAACAACTCTCCCAGACTTTCTAACAAACTCAACGTTTTGATTCCAACTCCGGCGCCGTTTCGTGGTGTTACTAATGTTTCTCCGGTTTCTGCTTCCGACTCGGCTTGTTCCGCTTATGACCACTACTTCCGGCTTCCCGAGCTGCGGAAGTTGTGGAGTTCTAAAGAGTTTCCTGATTGGAGAAACGAGTCGATTCTGAAACCGGCTTTGCAGGCTTTGGAGATTACGTTTCGGTTAGTTTCCACGGTTTTATCGGATCCGAGGCCGTATGTTAACCGGAGGGAATGGAAACGGAAGTTAGAGTCGCTTGCTACTTCGCAGATTCAGCTGATTGCGCTATTCTGTGAAGATCTAGAGGCGCGAGGTACGGCGCCGATCGTCGATTTAACTTCATCGACAGGTGTTTTGGCTCGGGATCGGAGTTATACTGAGGTTTGGAAAGTCTCACCTGAAACCACCGTGGTTAACAGATACAGCGAGGCTAGCTTCCTCCCTCGCCTTGCGGCGTGGGAGACAGCGGAGGACATCGCGCAGAAAATCCTTTACTCGATCGAATGTGAGATGAGGAGTTGTCCGTACACTCTCGGTCTCGGGGAGCCTAATCTCGCCGGGAAGCCTAACTTAGATTACGACGCGGTTTGCAAGCCAAACGACGTTCACAATCTGAACAAAAATCCGTACGAGCAAATACACAATCACGAGAATCAAACGCTGTACACTACACACCAGATACTTGAGTCATGGATTCAGGTAACTAAAGAGGTAATTAAACGCGTAATTGAAAGAATCGAGGCGAAGAAATTTGAAATGGCATCAAGCGATTGCTATATGCTAGAGAGAATCTGGAAACTTCTATCGGAAATAGAGGATTTACATCTTTTAATGGATCCAGATGATTTCCTGAAACTGAAAAACCAGCTGTTAATGCGATCGCTGGACGAAACGGAAGCCTTCTGTTTCAGATCAAGATCGCTGGTGGAGATTACGAAATCGTGCAAGGAATTGAAGCACAAGGTACCGGAGATCCTAGATGTGGAGGTGGATCCGAAAGGAGGACCAAGGGTACAGGAGGCGGCAATGAGATTATACAGCGAGAAAATAGATTCCGAGAAGATTCATTTGCTACAAGGCCTTCAGGCGACGGAGGCGGCGTTGAAGAAGTTTTTCTATGGATATAAGCAGATGCTGGTGGTGGTTATGGGGAGTTTGGAGGCTAAAGGGAACAGAGTATTGGCTAATGCAGAGAGTGACTCACTGAGTCAGTTGTTTCTTGAGCCAACTTATTTCCCGAGTTTGGATGCTGCAAAGACCTTTTTGGGTGAGTTCTGGAACCATGAACAACGCGTATCGGAGAACAAAAATCGGAGGAAGTAA